Proteins from a genomic interval of Pseudomonas silesiensis:
- a CDS encoding LysR substrate-binding domain-containing protein translates to MAETIDIELLRTFHAIVRFGQFLAASSFLNKSPSAVSLHVRRLEALAGGRLLERDNQTVNLTPLGRRFALQSAELLLLHDRMLASFSTPVASGRVRLGISEEYAGAVLGCTLPHLSADFPHIELEVETGSSGRLNTRLQRGQLDLALLVEPVEVTALDARCIKTLGITQPVWVAAHDYRLDLARPVPLALHGKGCPYRSVAVDALTRLGRRWRVVIMSAGVTALETAIEAGLAIGIADRAQVRPGMRILTTADGLPELPMHELRLMLAPGKSSEAGEVVAGLIGHGFQL, encoded by the coding sequence ATGGCCGAGACCATCGATATTGAGCTGCTGCGCACCTTTCACGCCATCGTGCGCTTCGGGCAATTCCTGGCGGCCTCGAGCTTTTTGAACAAAAGCCCGTCGGCGGTCAGCCTGCATGTGCGGCGCCTGGAAGCCCTGGCAGGGGGGCGCTTGCTGGAGCGTGACAACCAGACCGTCAACCTGACGCCCCTGGGCCGTCGCTTCGCCCTGCAAAGCGCCGAGTTGCTGTTGTTGCACGACCGCATGCTCGCCAGTTTCAGCACACCGGTGGCCAGTGGCCGGGTCAGGCTGGGCATTTCCGAGGAGTACGCGGGTGCGGTCCTGGGCTGTACGCTGCCGCACCTGAGCGCGGATTTTCCTCACATTGAACTGGAGGTCGAAACCGGTTCCAGCGGGCGCCTGAACACCCGCCTGCAGCGCGGCCAACTGGATCTGGCGTTGCTGGTGGAGCCGGTTGAGGTGACTGCACTCGATGCGCGTTGCATCAAGACCTTGGGCATCACCCAACCCGTCTGGGTCGCCGCCCATGACTACCGGCTGGACCTCGCCAGGCCGGTGCCCCTCGCTTTGCATGGCAAGGGCTGCCCGTATCGAAGCGTGGCGGTCGACGCGCTTACCCGGCTGGGCCGGCGCTGGCGGGTGGTCATCATGAGCGCCGGGGTCACCGCCCTGGAAACCGCGATCGAAGCCGGCCTGGCCATCGGCATCGCCGACCGCGCCCAAGTGCGGCCAGGCATGCGCATACTGACTACCGCAGACGGCTTGCCGGAGCTGCCGATGCATGAACTGCGACTGATGCTGGCCCCGGGAAAATCGAGTGAAGCGGGTGAGGTCGTGGCGGGATTGATCGGGCACGGCTTTCAGCTTTGA
- a CDS encoding cupin domain-containing protein: MDTGSRLKLVRESYKLSQRELARRSGVTNATISLIEQNRVSPSVSSLKKLLEGIPMSLADFFTFDQPPREHQYVFRANEQPDLGRHGLRLLLIGASVPSRQMRLLREQYAPGASSGEEPIVHSEGEECGLVTRGTVELTVDGQISVLNAGDGYYFPTTLPHRFRNIGADEAEIISANTPANF; encoded by the coding sequence ATGGACACGGGCTCACGACTCAAACTAGTACGCGAAAGCTACAAACTCTCCCAGCGCGAGCTGGCCCGGCGTAGCGGCGTCACCAATGCCACCATCTCCCTGATCGAACAGAATCGCGTCAGCCCCTCCGTCAGCTCCCTGAAAAAACTGCTTGAAGGCATACCGATGTCTTTGGCGGACTTCTTCACCTTTGATCAGCCGCCGCGTGAGCATCAGTACGTATTTCGGGCTAATGAACAGCCGGACCTGGGCCGTCATGGGCTGCGGTTGCTGCTGATTGGCGCCTCGGTACCGAGCCGGCAGATGCGCTTGTTGCGCGAGCAGTACGCGCCTGGGGCGAGCTCGGGGGAAGAGCCGATTGTGCATTCGGAAGGGGAGGAGTGTGGGCTGGTTACGCGGGGGACTGTCGAGCTGACGGTTGATGGGCAGATCAGTGTGCTGAATGCCGGGGATGGGTATTACTTTCCGACAACGCTGCCGCATCGGTTTCGCAATATCGGAGCGGATGAGGCGGAAATTATTAGTGCGAATACGCCCGCAAACTTCTGA
- a CDS encoding DUF3320 domain-containing protein, protein MSSGISQKLQGSRKELLDIGLRNTMLNFRASAKTLAVVDELSELVFHLLYRQGKAMSFAPMARQTLAALAKPLQVDVEDAQDAATDELLLQELDGLGESGFVDDELDESGRARRHTDARLQTALDEERLFLQLLRIHSEARAFVEEQGVNTLFLALGFLHWYEADNSETLRKAPLMLLPVTLERSGAKDAFKLRYSGDELMPNLSLIAKLKTDFGLDLAACEFSEDRFDAAEGSLDSFYAEVTELISKQSRWKVSTNEAALGFFSFGKFLMFKDLDPKSWPQDQQPDAHPVITRLLGSGFGDQHPAYAEDVNIDSVLQPGEVRFVKDADSSQTEAILEVREGANLVIQGPPGTGKSQTITNIIAELIAQKKTVLFVAEKMAALEVVKRRLDECHLGDAVLELHSHKSTKTSVLKELGRTLEQGRPLTKVGEDDLANLAELQGNLNRYCSAVSAPVGASGMDFVEVLGRYLKLKHSNGELPAIAFAPMASWTQADQLKRRELVEVLTLHLKEMGRPDQNPFWGSKRTFFSPIEKDNASNALQQASAHLAALEAAAKALSIRLMLTQPATLADVVVICRGARRAAEAPRLHGVELNTGDWQLRRDAIRELLDAGQRMSLCKARHGALLIEAAWEQDLLEVRQNLLAYGDKWWKVFSGRYRASKARLQGLAQGVLPGGNAEQLAMVDSVLTYQQSRKVYDRHEALGSDLFGAQWQRQQSDWAALERISTWVDQLYEDLGKGHLPEGIIAFLAGPTDTRGLGETVSDIEAHLAGLDQALLAGLEVIGMQDDTAQTLRNLDLPALGARLQLWQTSLSALYQMARFNVLADEMHQAQLGELLNIALSSETPDQLPAILDFSWYSGLVQKAYAEKPALQQFDRIKHEHQIARFKALDAASLNHAQTWLARQVWEQMPNVNQPGEMATLRAELNKKRRHIPIRQLIDKAGRAIQQIKPVFMMSPMSIANFLPPGKLAFDVVVFDEASQVKAVDAFGAILRGKQVVVVGDTRQMPPSDLFSRDIAPDDENDATADIESILSLFKAAGSLERYLRWHYRSRHESLIAVSNVEFYDSKLVVFPSAGQHLHAKGVSFDYLPHAVYDRGRTRTNKEEAKAVAQAVMKHALETPQLSLGVAAFSVPQRDLISVEVELLRRKTPQAEVFFTAQGSEPFFVKNLENIQGDERDVIFISIGYGRNESGRIAREFGPLNKDGGHRRLNVLITRAKLAMRVFSNFRGDELDIDATAKHGVRALKNFLKYAETGELEVAKETGKAPDSPFEDQVIRALRDLDYQIEPQVGTAGYFIDLAVKDPEFPGRYVLAVECDGAAYHSSRSARDRDRLRQGVLEGLGWNFHRIWSTDWFRNPEQEISRTVAAIEAARERIANRRNVPVAETLIEPLHEILRDETVDEVEPLASTPYEKARLAAVTNQLELHQHQPEHLLQLIRTVVDVESPVHSVEVTRRLMDAFGVTRQGSRITAAVEQAIGIGIQQRHFLRRGEFLHLADNRPVVIRSRAHWESSERRLEWVAPEELDRALIDIIVSGFSMSHDDAISGALRLLGFGRATAKVTAVLEERIDQLISDRRLELREGRLVVGV, encoded by the coding sequence ATGAGTTCAGGGATTAGTCAAAAACTGCAGGGTAGCCGCAAGGAACTGCTCGATATCGGCCTTCGCAACACCATGCTGAACTTCCGCGCGTCGGCCAAGACATTGGCTGTCGTTGATGAGCTTTCAGAGTTGGTGTTCCACCTGCTTTATCGGCAAGGCAAGGCGATGAGCTTTGCGCCAATGGCGCGCCAGACATTGGCGGCCTTGGCGAAACCCCTCCAGGTCGATGTTGAAGACGCGCAGGATGCAGCGACCGATGAGTTGTTGTTGCAAGAGCTCGACGGTCTAGGCGAATCAGGTTTTGTAGACGATGAACTGGACGAGTCGGGTCGAGCGCGTCGGCATACGGATGCGCGCCTGCAGACCGCACTGGATGAGGAGCGCTTGTTCCTGCAGTTGTTGAGGATTCACAGTGAGGCGCGAGCCTTCGTCGAGGAGCAGGGCGTCAACACGCTGTTCCTGGCGTTGGGCTTTCTTCATTGGTACGAAGCCGACAACTCAGAAACCCTTCGCAAGGCGCCCTTGATGTTATTGCCGGTGACCCTTGAACGCAGCGGCGCCAAGGACGCGTTTAAACTGAGGTATTCCGGCGACGAGTTGATGCCTAATTTGTCGTTGATCGCCAAGCTCAAGACCGATTTTGGTCTCGACCTTGCGGCCTGCGAGTTCAGTGAAGATCGCTTCGATGCTGCCGAAGGCAGTCTCGACAGTTTTTACGCCGAAGTCACGGAGCTGATCAGCAAGCAATCGCGCTGGAAAGTTTCAACGAACGAGGCCGCCCTCGGGTTCTTTTCCTTCGGCAAGTTCCTGATGTTCAAGGATCTGGATCCGAAGAGCTGGCCGCAAGACCAGCAGCCCGATGCCCACCCGGTCATCACCCGGCTCCTTGGGTCAGGTTTCGGTGACCAGCATCCTGCCTATGCCGAGGATGTGAACATCGACTCGGTGCTCCAGCCTGGGGAAGTGCGATTCGTCAAAGATGCCGACAGTAGCCAGACCGAAGCGATCCTCGAAGTGCGTGAGGGCGCCAACCTGGTTATCCAGGGACCACCGGGTACCGGCAAGTCGCAGACCATCACCAACATCATCGCGGAACTGATTGCCCAGAAAAAAACGGTGTTGTTCGTGGCCGAAAAGATGGCCGCCCTGGAAGTGGTCAAGCGTCGACTCGATGAATGCCATCTGGGTGATGCAGTGCTTGAATTGCACAGCCACAAGTCGACTAAAACGTCGGTGCTCAAAGAGCTCGGACGTACACTTGAACAAGGCCGGCCACTGACCAAAGTGGGGGAAGACGATCTGGCCAACCTGGCGGAGCTGCAAGGCAACCTGAACCGGTATTGCTCTGCCGTGAGTGCGCCTGTGGGGGCCAGCGGCATGGACTTTGTCGAGGTGCTGGGGCGATACCTCAAACTCAAGCACAGCAACGGCGAGTTACCTGCGATTGCGTTCGCGCCAATGGCGTCATGGACCCAGGCTGATCAGCTGAAACGCCGCGAACTGGTTGAAGTACTGACGCTCCATCTCAAGGAAATGGGCCGCCCGGACCAAAACCCGTTCTGGGGAAGCAAACGAACGTTCTTCTCCCCCATTGAAAAGGACAATGCGAGCAACGCATTGCAGCAGGCAAGTGCACACTTGGCCGCTTTGGAAGCCGCCGCCAAGGCGCTGTCGATTCGGCTGATGCTGACTCAGCCCGCCACGCTCGCGGACGTAGTCGTCATATGCCGCGGCGCAAGGCGGGCGGCCGAAGCGCCTCGTCTGCACGGGGTTGAGCTGAATACGGGCGACTGGCAGCTACGCCGCGACGCCATACGTGAATTGCTGGATGCGGGCCAGCGCATGAGCCTGTGCAAAGCCAGGCATGGCGCCCTGTTGATCGAGGCCGCGTGGGAACAGGATCTGTTGGAAGTCCGGCAGAATCTGCTGGCCTACGGTGACAAATGGTGGAAGGTGTTTTCGGGCCGCTATCGCGCTTCAAAGGCTCGTTTGCAAGGGCTTGCACAAGGTGTGCTGCCTGGCGGCAATGCCGAACAACTCGCCATGGTCGATTCGGTCCTGACCTATCAACAAAGCCGGAAGGTTTACGACCGGCACGAGGCCCTGGGAAGTGACCTGTTCGGTGCTCAATGGCAGCGTCAGCAGTCCGACTGGGCGGCACTTGAGCGCATCAGTACCTGGGTAGACCAGCTCTACGAAGACCTCGGTAAAGGCCATTTACCCGAAGGGATCATTGCGTTTCTCGCCGGACCCACGGACACCCGCGGGCTTGGGGAAACGGTCAGTGACATCGAGGCCCATCTCGCCGGCCTTGACCAGGCATTACTGGCCGGCCTGGAAGTCATCGGTATGCAGGATGACACTGCGCAAACGCTGCGCAACCTGGATCTGCCTGCCCTGGGCGCGCGCTTGCAGCTATGGCAGACCAGCCTGAGCGCGCTTTACCAGATGGCGCGTTTCAATGTGCTGGCGGACGAGATGCATCAGGCACAACTGGGCGAACTGTTGAACATTGCCCTGAGCAGCGAAACGCCGGATCAGCTTCCCGCCATCCTCGACTTTTCCTGGTATTCGGGGCTTGTGCAAAAGGCCTACGCGGAAAAACCGGCGCTACAGCAATTTGACCGCATCAAGCACGAACATCAGATTGCCAGGTTCAAGGCACTTGATGCAGCCTCGTTGAACCATGCTCAAACCTGGTTGGCACGCCAGGTATGGGAGCAGATGCCCAATGTGAACCAGCCGGGTGAAATGGCAACGCTGCGTGCAGAGCTGAACAAGAAGCGCCGGCATATTCCGATTCGCCAGCTGATCGACAAGGCGGGTCGGGCGATTCAGCAAATCAAGCCGGTATTCATGATGAGCCCCATGTCGATCGCCAACTTTTTGCCTCCAGGCAAGCTGGCGTTCGACGTCGTGGTGTTCGACGAAGCCTCTCAGGTCAAGGCCGTCGACGCGTTTGGCGCGATATTGCGCGGCAAGCAAGTGGTGGTCGTGGGTGACACACGGCAGATGCCGCCTAGCGATCTGTTCAGTCGCGACATCGCCCCCGACGACGAGAACGACGCCACCGCAGACATCGAAAGCATCCTCAGTCTGTTCAAGGCGGCGGGTAGCCTGGAACGTTACCTGCGCTGGCACTACCGCAGCCGCCACGAATCACTGATCGCGGTCTCCAATGTCGAATTCTACGACAGCAAACTGGTGGTGTTTCCCTCTGCCGGACAGCATCTCCACGCCAAGGGTGTGAGCTTCGATTATCTGCCCCACGCGGTGTATGACCGTGGTCGTACTCGCACCAACAAGGAAGAAGCCAAGGCGGTCGCCCAAGCGGTGATGAAGCATGCGTTGGAGACGCCGCAACTTTCCTTGGGAGTGGCTGCATTCAGTGTCCCCCAGCGGGATTTGATCAGTGTCGAGGTCGAGTTATTGCGGCGTAAGACACCTCAGGCCGAAGTGTTTTTCACCGCACAGGGCAGCGAACCGTTCTTCGTAAAAAACCTCGAAAACATTCAAGGTGATGAGCGCGACGTGATCTTCATCAGCATTGGTTACGGCCGAAATGAATCCGGTCGTATCGCCCGTGAATTTGGCCCGCTCAACAAAGATGGCGGGCATCGTCGACTCAACGTTTTGATCACGCGGGCCAAGTTGGCGATGCGCGTGTTCAGTAACTTCCGCGGTGATGAGCTGGACATCGATGCCACGGCGAAACACGGCGTACGAGCCTTGAAAAACTTCCTCAAGTACGCGGAAACAGGCGAACTGGAAGTCGCCAAAGAAACCGGCAAGGCTCCAGACTCGCCTTTTGAGGACCAGGTTATCCGGGCCTTGCGTGATCTCGACTACCAGATAGAGCCCCAAGTCGGCACCGCCGGTTACTTCATTGACCTCGCCGTGAAAGACCCGGAGTTCCCGGGCCGCTACGTGCTGGCCGTCGAATGCGATGGCGCGGCCTACCACAGCTCGCGCTCGGCCCGTGATCGCGATCGGTTGCGCCAAGGTGTGCTGGAAGGGCTGGGATGGAATTTCCATCGTATCTGGAGCACCGATTGGTTCCGCAATCCCGAGCAGGAAATCAGCCGGACAGTGGCGGCGATCGAAGCGGCACGCGAACGTATAGCCAACCGTCGTAACGTTCCGGTTGCAGAGACTTTGATCGAACCCCTGCATGAAATTCTCCGGGATGAAACGGTTGATGAAGTCGAGCCGCTCGCCAGTACGCCCTATGAGAAAGCACGACTCGCTGCGGTAACCAACCAGCTGGAACTGCATCAACATCAACCGGAACACCTGCTGCAGCTGATCCGGACCGTGGTGGATGTTGAATCTCCGGTGCATTCGGTGGAGGTCACCCGACGCCTCATGGATGCGTTCGGGGTGACACGGCAAGGGTCAAGAATCACAGCCGCTGTTGAACAGGCCATTGGTATCGGCATTCAACAAAGGCACTTCTTGCGTCGGGGCGAGTTTCTTCATTTGGCCGACAACCGCCCCGTCGTCATCCGCAGCCGGGCGCATTGGGAGTCTTCCGAGCGTAGGTTGGAGTGGGTCGCGCCTGAAGAGCTCGACCGGGCGTTGATAGACATCATCGTCTCGGGATTTTCCATGAGTCATGACGATGCGATTTCTGGGGCTTTGAGATTGCTGGGCTTTGGTCGTGCTACTGCCAAGGTGACAGCGGTGTTGGAAGAGAGAATTGACCAGTTGATCAGTGACAGGCGGTTGGAGTTGAGGGAGGGGCGGCTGGTGGTGGGTGTCTGA
- a CDS encoding PLD nuclease N-terminal domain-containing protein, whose protein sequence is MPIETMWIVLAAVLLLVELWAINRVRKAQGKSSNKLLWIVFIVFVPLLGVVAWALAGPKHTEHNPHSPQARQ, encoded by the coding sequence ATGCCAATCGAAACAATGTGGATCGTGCTCGCGGCAGTGCTTTTGCTGGTTGAGTTGTGGGCGATCAACCGGGTGCGCAAAGCCCAAGGAAAATCGAGCAACAAGCTCTTGTGGATCGTGTTTATCGTGTTTGTGCCGCTGCTTGGGGTAGTGGCGTGGGCATTGGCTGGGCCGAAACATACTGAACACAATCCCCATTCACCGCAGGCTCGGCAATGA
- a CDS encoding Hcp family type VI secretion system effector: protein MAFDAFVKIEGIPGEALDEQYRDWIEVSGYSFGTHQSTSATASSNGGASSGRTTLSNFTFTKVLDKASCKLMEASCAGQHLKEVSLVLSRAGGEKLKYFEIILEEVIISDYAQNAAAGIPVEIVQLNYGRIKTIYTQQKRSDGAGGGNIAGGWDRINNKKYS from the coding sequence ATGGCATTTGACGCATTTGTCAAAATCGAAGGCATTCCCGGCGAAGCCCTGGATGAACAGTACCGCGACTGGATCGAGGTCAGCGGATACAGCTTTGGGACTCATCAAAGCACGTCGGCAACGGCCAGTTCCAATGGCGGCGCGAGCTCCGGGCGTACGACGCTGAGCAACTTCACGTTCACCAAAGTATTGGACAAAGCGAGCTGCAAGCTGATGGAGGCCAGCTGTGCCGGTCAGCATCTGAAAGAGGTCAGCCTGGTACTGAGCCGGGCTGGGGGTGAGAAGCTCAAATACTTCGAGATTATTCTCGAAGAGGTCATTATTTCCGACTACGCACAAAACGCTGCCGCCGGCATTCCGGTGGAAATCGTGCAGTTGAATTATGGCCGCATCAAAACCATCTACACCCAGCAAAAGCGCAGCGATGGTGCCGGTGGCGGCAATATCGCGGGCGGCTGGGATCGCATCAACAACAAAAAATATTCGTGA
- a CDS encoding DUF2268 domain-containing putative Zn-dependent protease (predicted Zn-dependent protease with a strongly conserved HExxH motif) produces the protein MDRWTLHWLEASGSLDEYRAEVIGEFDTACKTVSRLLTPPRLDVLIQRVPGETIPELGLMGRAYRSTLFSMTLDPDNPNWLPSLRSGALHRQIVHEVHHCLRMAGPGYGWTLGEALVSEGLAGQFVRHLLGSDPEPWENAVSNADLLCNPVDLQALESGYYNHSEWFFGSGAHPKWLGYTLGYQMVGRWLASVGDIDGATWINVPAADIIASALEEGIVVLKP, from the coding sequence ATGGACAGGTGGACGCTGCACTGGCTGGAAGCCTCAGGGAGCCTTGATGAATATCGCGCCGAGGTGATCGGCGAATTCGACACCGCCTGCAAGACGGTCTCGCGATTGCTCACCCCACCGCGACTTGATGTGCTGATCCAGCGCGTGCCTGGCGAGACCATCCCCGAGCTGGGGCTGATGGGGCGAGCGTATCGAAGCACCCTGTTCTCGATGACCCTCGATCCGGATAACCCCAATTGGTTGCCCAGCCTGCGCAGCGGCGCGTTGCATCGGCAGATCGTGCATGAGGTCCATCATTGTTTGCGCATGGCGGGTCCGGGTTATGGCTGGACACTGGGTGAAGCCTTGGTCAGCGAGGGACTGGCCGGGCAATTTGTCCGCCATTTGCTCGGCAGCGATCCAGAGCCTTGGGAAAATGCCGTCAGTAACGCCGATCTTCTGTGCAATCCAGTAGATCTGCAGGCGCTTGAGTCGGGGTACTACAACCACAGCGAGTGGTTCTTCGGTTCCGGCGCTCACCCCAAATGGCTCGGTTATACGCTCGGTTATCAGATGGTCGGACGCTGGCTGGCGTCGGTTGGCGACATCGACGGGGCCACATGGATCAACGTACCCGCCGCCGACATTATCGCCTCGGCGCTTGAGGAAGGCATTGTGGTGCTCAAGCCCTGA
- a CDS encoding HD domain-containing protein translates to MTQTLERAIAIAANAHQGQVDKGGSPYILHPLRVMLRVNTLEERIVAVLHDVVEDCGISLEDLRQEGFSETVLEAIASVTKVPGESYEAFVERAALNPVGRVVKLADLEENSDLSRIEQPSWDDLERIEKYRRAIGVLRS, encoded by the coding sequence ATGACTCAAACACTGGAACGCGCCATTGCCATCGCTGCCAACGCCCATCAAGGGCAAGTCGACAAGGGCGGATCACCTTACATCCTGCATCCGCTGAGGGTCATGTTGCGGGTCAACACCCTCGAAGAGCGCATCGTTGCGGTACTGCATGACGTGGTCGAAGACTGCGGCATCAGCCTGGAGGACCTGCGCCAGGAAGGCTTCAGCGAAACGGTGCTGGAGGCTATCGCGTCGGTGACCAAGGTGCCGGGCGAGTCCTATGAGGCATTCGTCGAACGCGCGGCCCTGAACCCGGTCGGCCGCGTAGTCAAATTGGCGGACCTCGAAGAAAACAGCGATTTATCGCGGATTGAACAGCCGTCCTGGGACGATCTGGAGCGCATTGAAAAGTATCGGCGGGCGATTGGCGTATTGCGCTCGTAA